The genomic stretch AAATGATAAGTGTGTCATCGGTTGAAGGGTCAAGAGTAAAAGACGATGAATTGTTATCGAGTTCATGAATATTCAAACTTTTATAGGGAAATTCGTTTTCGATGAAGATGACGTCTCGAGACTCAAAGTAGGACCCAGTGTCTAAGTCGAAAAGACGCCACCCCTTCTTTCCAAAAGGGTAACCAATAAAAACACATTTTCGGCTTCGAGAAGCAAATTTATCGCGTGAGCGATTTAGAGCGCGAGCATATGCAAGGCAACCAAAAATTCGAATGTTTTCGAACGGGGGTGGTTTGTTAAAGACCATTTCATATGGGGTTTTACCATTTAGAAGCGGTGTTGGAGTGCGATTTATTAAATGAACCGCACTTAGGACACACTCACCCCAAAAATATAAAGGCAAACTCGCTTGAAAGAGAAGGGCTCGTGCCACGTTTAAAATATGTCGATGCTTTCGCTCCACCCGCCCATTTTGTTGGGGGGTGTCGACGTTAGAGGTTTGAAATAAAATGCCCTGTTCGTGAAAGAAAGTTATAAGATGTTTAAATTCTGTACCATTGTCGGTCCGTAAAACTTTGATTTTCTTTTCAAATTGACGCTCTATCATTGCGAAAAaatttaataaagtttgttttgTATCGCTTTTGTGACGTAAAAGATAGACCCATGTAGATCTTGAAAAATCGTCCACGATAGTTAAAAAATGTTGAGACCCGCAGGAGGCATTTTTCGAGTATGGCccccataaatcacaatgaaTAAGGTCAAATAAAGAGGTAGCATGACTAGTACTTGAAAAAAATTGTTCGCGGGTTTGTTTCGCTTTTAaacaaatgtcacatgttgcgCTATGAAAAACATCCTGAGTACGAAAATTTTTATTAAAGAAAGGTAAAAAACGGGAAATATTGGAAGAGGGGTGCCCCAACCTTCGGTGCCATAATTCCATAGGATTGGGAGACCCGGTTAAACAAGCATGTGCTTTCTCGTCTCGGACTTGTTGAAGATAGTAAAGTCCTTCATATTGCTCACTCGCCCCAATCACCGTCTTCGAGATACGGTCCTGAATTAAACACAAATTACGAGAAAATTGAATAGTCAAAGAAGTGTCAATAAGCAAGCTAGACACCGAAATAAGATTGCAATTCAAATTTGCAGCATACAGGACATTATGAAGAATTAACCGAAAGGATAATTTGACATCCCCGCTTTGTGTAGCGATCGTAAGATCGCCGTTTGGTAGACCAACAGAAATAGGAGAAATGGATtttaaattcgaaaaaaaaaaaaagaaatgcaacCCGACATGTGGTGTGAAGCACCTGTGTCGATAATCCAAATAAAGGGAGAAAAATTACCATTCGGACGGTCAGCAGAGTGCTCTGTTTTGCGAGCCTGCAACATATTGCTTAATTCCTCCAACTGACTCGAAGAGAGTGAGTTTAAATCGATCTTATTGAACGTAGTAATAGGCGGCTGTGAGGAAGCAGACACACCTGTATTTGCATTTGCATGAACAGACGCCATATGGGCTTTCGGGTTCGAACCAGGTGCTTTCATTTTGGCTCGGTCTGCCTGAGTATTATGACGGGGGTCCAGGATGTAAACGGCGCTACTTAAATCAGTAGCATTGGGGTCAATGATGATACGGTGACGGGGACGATCCCCCCACCAATCCGGGAAATTACCCGTAACTTGATAACAGAACCTAAGGCTGTGACTCGACTTcttacaagcaatacaataataTTTGGATGGTTCGGATGAATTACGACGGTCACTTCTAGCATCACTGCGTCCTCCTCCACCTGACTGCCGTGAATGATTATTAGAACGAGCAGCAAAAGCCATGGCAGTCGGTGTGGACTCAGTGACATTAGCGGATATATTACGAACTCCCTCATCTTGTAATAGACGGTTATAAATAAGATCTAAAGAGGGAAGAGGAGTAATACCGACAATTTGAGAACGAGTATTAGCAAAGCGGTCATCGAGACCCATTAAAAAATCACGTACTTTGCGTTTTTCGCGTCGAGCGTTGATAAGAATCACCAATCACAGTGCACGGACTGCACGAGCATGCGGGAGAGAGCATCCGATTCGAAATAGCATTCCAAATCGCCGTCATCCGTCCATAGTATGTAACCAACGGCTCTGTTGGACCTTGACGACAAGCCATTAAATCGGCCTGAAGTTGATAAATACGGGCTTCGTTTATTTGGCAGAAACGATTCTTTATGTCTGCCCAAACCAGTTTTGCTTCGGGACGAAGCGCAATTTGATTTCGTAAGGTAGAATCGATCGTATTATAGATCCACATGGTGACCAACGCATTGGTTGATTGCCATGTTTCAAACGAAGCATCAGTAGAAGACGGCTTTGTGATGGTGCCGTCTAAATAACCGAGTTTACCCTTAGCCATAAGAGCAAGTTGAAAAGATCGAGACCATTCATCGTAATTGTTCCCATTGAAAACGACGGGGGTTATGCTATGACCCGTGTTCTCAACATGAACAAACGAAACAGACGGTGGTTTTGTGGTATTAATAACTTCAGAATTAGTCATGATTGTagagaaaggagaaaaaaaaaattgacagaGGAAGACGATGAAGAGTATTAGATCTGTAAAGAAAACCTAGAGCTCTATGATACCATATTAGAAACTGGTATAGAGATAAACGTGTAAGATAGAATTGTGTTATTGCAAATTAGTGATTATTACATTGGTATTCTAATCTATATATACAAATGAATAAATCTATTATTTACGGAAATGAATAAGTAATATACTAGAGCAAGGAAATTtgttaagattatagaggggAGACGATAATAAGAGATAATGTATTATTGATTGATGATTCTGATTCAATACAAATGCATATATATAATAAACCCTATTAggttaaaccctaaccctagacaATAGACGGCCTTAATGGgcctaataccctcccgcaatcgtaaaggcagtacattgtacgaactttacgattggagaattacaaaaaaaaaaaaaaaaaaaacataatcaaTAAAAAAAGGTCTTCATCTCGATCTTTCTTCAAGAAATTTCTCATTTTCACAAGGTGGTAAGGGGTGCGTATAGGACTCGCCAGACAATTTTCATTGCGTATAGGACTCGCCAGACACTTTTctttgcgtaactcgccagtttttttcagtgcgtaactcgccagttttttcaggcgtaactcgccagttttttCAGTGCGTATTGGTCTCGCCAGACAATTTtcttgcgtaactcgccagttttttcttttcttttgtaccACCTTGataaaaaatcgaaaatttttCTTTTAGAGCAATCTTCAATAAAGGAGAAAACACATCATTAAAagacttttatttatttttttaacaaCCATAAGATAATTGTAATTCCTTATGCAATTCATACGGTCATGGGGTCAAACACtcaaaccacatcattaaaataTTTCTCTGTTTTTTGGATCTGTTGTAACAATTGGTGGGATCAAAGATGATAGGCAATAGCAAAACAAGAAAAAGCTATCACTGGATCACTGCCGtagaacatttttttttttttttttttaaattgggtTTTTGATTGAGTATCCTACCGGTAGGTGTGTAGTTTTCCGGCCACCCACCGGTAAGAATGCGGAAACGGTTTCTAGAGTCCTCAAgaaagaggctctgataccatgttaagattatagaggggGGACGATAATAAGAGATAATGTATTATTGATTGATGATTCTGATTCAATACAAATGCATATATATAATAAACCCTATTAggttaaaccctaaccctagacaATAGACAGCCttaatgggcctaatatcctaataaaATTGTTTCCAAAACAGAGGAGGAAACAATCGTTTGTTGCCTTGTTTGTGAGGTGTGGTTCCAACGGCTCTTTGGCTGAGGTTAGGAGCGTAATATAAGAAGATTAAGCTCTCAATCATCAATCATGAAAAATAAAAAAGCGAAATTCAACAAAAATGCGGTATTAATCAAGCTGGagaaaaagaaaatcaaatcaaactcCTTAGAAAGTGGTTACAAAAAGACCGTCTTACCCCCAAATATTTAAGTAAGACGACCTTACACGAGAATCTAATCAAGGTTAACCGTTTCATGTTTGAAAATTGGATCcgttttataattaatttttgTGTAGACAGTCTTATACGAGTATTTGTAGTTTCGAAGCGGAAAATGAAGAAGAAATTTGATAGAGAAACGGTGGGGGTTTGTTAAGAGGGTTACGTAGCGTTAATGTGTCCCCTAATGATGTGATTAAATAaagtgttgttgtttgtttgggtaaattttatttctttatttaagaGAAGAGAGGTAACAGTAAAGAATGGTGTGGAGTTGTGGACAATCGAGAATTTTTAATGAGCTGGTTCAACCTAGTTGCATTACGTTAATCGAGAACTAAAGGGCTTCTATGGTTGACTAGTGTGACTAGTGATTATTTTGGATTGCCAGCCGACTTCTTTTTTTATTCACAGCGTGACCAATTTGAGCCCAAATCCCATTATTGGCCTGGACTATGGTACTACTATAAATGGGTGGGTACTCTCACGGCAAAATGGATCTCTATTTCCTCTCACCAAATAATACTTTTTCCGTTTTAATGAATTGTATACGTTTACTTTATACACATACATCAATGCACAATTTATGTTGCACATATCTTTAACTACACAgtactaaaaattaaaaaaaaattgatattaATAACGTACTTGATAATGCGATTTCAAAAAGCAAACGTATACAACTCATTGGAACACATGAAGTTAAGGGGCTTAATTAGTTTGTTATTAATTgtgtaatataaatataaaaatgGGTTTTTGTGCAGCTTTAAGTGATTGTTAAAAATCAGGGCTGAATTTACTTTTTGTTAAAGTTAAGGGGCTTAATTGCCACTGTTCAAATTTAAGGGGCCTAATTTCACCATTGAACATAATTAAGGAGCGTTGCCACTTTCACGCTTATTTATTTATTACCGCAAATTCTTTATTTACCACGTGTGCATTTGCGGTCTAGTGATTTGTTGGATACTTGAATTGTTGAGAGAAGttcaatttatttttattttgaggcccaaggttcgatttctccccgaaataaaatatttaagtttttcttttgttttcttcttAACCCTCAATAAAAGTCagtatttttttcctttttaaaaaaaacacttatacttcaaataaacaaaattacaagGACTAACAATCAATATACATAGTCTCAAAAATCTAATTTATTTATATTCGACCAGAAAACCTTTACATCTGTAACACTCAATATTAAGGATCACATCCAATTATAGGCACAAACTTATCTTCCTCTGTTAATCAAACTTGCTAAAATCACTTATTGGAAATTCATTAATGTTTAATTGATCATTGTGATAAAAGCAACTGGACAAGTTGCCCATGCTGTTACATGTCACTTTCAAATGGAAACAAACTTACTCACTTATATAAGCTTGTTTATAATTACATCACTATAACATTGAGATACATCATatcaataagtcaataacaaacTCGATATTAAAAACCCACTTTTATAATGGCAAAAGTTATAACAATATTATGAAGTTGCCATTGATCCTTTATTATCACGATAACAATTATACATGTATGATAAAGAATTTATACGAAGTACAAGCTTAGGACTCTGCACATTTATAGTGAAGTTTGGGTATAAAAtgaagttcagttcagctcagacCATTAAATTCAGTTCAAATCAACTCCAttaagtttagtttagttcagacAATTTCAATCCAACAGAACATGACCTAAGTATATGaatattttattttgctttttatgtGAGGATTTAATAAACAATGAGAAATTATTAACTAAAACTTGGGCTTTAGAATTGCACCGTACTTGTTGACCTTGTATAAATAGatgagattattattattattattatgaatgatCTTTTATTATGTAAACTTTCACTTGGGTTAGTTATCTAGATATGCCAAAAATCTTATTTAATGAAATCTTATCgtgtaatatattttttttttttgacagcaacaaATAGCATAGCTTACACAAGAGCTCCCTGAGCAAGATTATGAGCTATCTTATTCACTCCCCTAGGACAGAAACTAAGAGAGCAACAATAAAAATGAGACACAATAGACTTAATATCTTGGATAATGCAGTTGATAGATGCAATCGGCTTCTCCGCTCCCGCAGCCTGCAAAACCAAGTTAAGACAATCTGTAACAAGTCTAACATGAAGGTACCCTTAGTTCAAGGCCCATTTGAGCGCCATGAAAGCTGCATGTCCTTCGGCATGCAGGGCAGAAGAGGCAAACAAGCGAGCGTGAGCAGTATTCCTTAAGGTCCCATTATCATCCAATAAGCACCACCTCATGCCAGCACTTCTATCAACCCTCCAAGCAGCATCACACTTGACAGTACAAACATTTCCGCATCCAGGTCCACCAACGATCCAATATGGGAAGGAGTTTCTAATCCTCTTAGCTAAGTCAAAACCAGGGGAGGAGTCCAGAAAATGCGCTCGAAGAAGGCTAGCATCCTTATTGCACACAACCTCCTTCATACACTGAATGTCGCCAAGAATAGAATGTAAAGCACTCATAGGCCAAGAGCGATGATTCTTGAAGATCCTCTCGTTCCTGCAACACCAAATTCTCCAGAGGGTAGCGATTAGGGAGAAAAGGAGGGAGTTAGGATCTGGGCCAATTAGGAAATAAGTAATCCAGTTAATGACACAAACCCTAACATCTATGTCCACCCCACCCGTGATTCTAAGTCCTAAAGGACAGCCAAACCATAGAGCCTTTGCAAAGCTACAATCTCTGAACAGATGAGAAATAGATTCCACACAAGGACTTGAGCCATCACAAAGAGTACAGAAGGAGCGCCAATTCATTTTTCGTTTGAGGGATTCAGAGCCCACTAGTAGGGCATTagccataaatttccataaaaacaCCTTAAGTTTGTTAGAGATAGGCAACTTCTAGAGCTTAGATCTGCAAAAAGCCACAATTGTTGCAGACATTCTAGAAAGATCAGCAGTCGAGGTACGTCCATCAGTTAAGGCCATAGCAGCAGCATAGTATCCCGACTTGACAGTGAAAGCCCCATGTTTAGAGAATTTCCAATAGAAGGAGTCATTCGAGGGGTGACACGGGATATAAGTTGCGAGGATTCACTAGTACAAAAAGTCCTATTGACATCGCCTTAGTTACATCATTTCTTAATAAAAACGATGTAATTGTTCATAATAGagttattaacatcggttttaaaaTCAAAATGATGTTATTtatatttgttccgggtgtaattccagaacagttattagttaccacccgtggctcgtagaataatgtcttgagttgaacccttcttgcttctatcgtccctctcggcctctcctgcaacaataaacgaactgagggcttggctgtgtgccaagcgtactcactccgacgctcaagtcagtaaacttaaaggattaagctgtgttacttggctagatacgtattgtagagagataagggagatattaccagatgaatagtgtatttaggttttagttgtgggatcctttcctcaatgaaggttgaggagtatttatagactttcaccttttgtcacgtagtggccaagtggccaagtggctagcaggtggaaagactgatctacccctcggccgagggacctatggcaggccggcggacgatgttgactcaccgccgaggggtcttggatatgagtacgcggatgggtgtcccggctggcaggatgtcatgccgagacccaggtgacaggccgatgggatgcatcggctgggctgtctaagtcgttgacttactgtggatatctttgaccttgctcagtgtgttgacttggtcagcggtgcagaatatgccccatcaatattatattaacatcggttatatgaaaaccgatgttaatataTTGGCATTACATCAGTTTTCTTAAAACCGAGGTAATAAccatctatatctatatataaaagagagttttttcgagcgattctagagcgtccacatcatcaaaaattaatttaggaaagtatcaaaAATTaggtggaaaatcttttaattactataatatatatttcctataaTTTTCCTATTTTATAATAGAATTGTTCCACATCGAAACATTAGCATACGATGgctgatcctatgattataaataggaggcattcTTAGAATTtatgtatcaacccaaaatcttttgaatctctTAAATATTTTCTTAGAGAACTTTTTAGAGTTTGTATCATTATTTCCACCATAATGATATTAAAAATAGGAGTaagtctcctgagagacggtctctcctCGCCCAAGTTTTAGTGAAAAAATAGAGTGGAGAGCTTTTAATTATTTCctatattaaataataaaaattaatacACCAAACAAATAAAACGTAAATACAATCGTAACTTTGTAAGAAGATGATTAAAATTGTATGAGGTATTGTCACATGAGTCATGGATAAATAAAACATAAATATAATTATAAATAAAACgtaaattaaattgtaaataaAACGCATCTTGGTAGTTAAGTTTGGAGTATATGGTTCATGCTCTTTGAATAAGAAGAGTCATGGAGCTATAAGTTTAAGGTCGTCATAAAATAAGTAGTGATGGACGAGTTACTTCTTGGTTTGTAAATAAGTGATCATCACATATGCGAAAGAGATAGCGTTCATCACATATGCGAAAGAGATAgcgtactttttagtatgttatttgtctcaCAAAGAAAAATAATGTAAGTATAGTAATAactatatactacgtataaatactAAAATTATCCCACATTGAAATATTACTATAAAGTGGGTCAAAGTGGGGTGATCGTATGAGTCTATGACTATAAATAGGAGTTATCATTGTAACTTatgaatcaacccaaaatcttttgaaccTCTCACTATTGTATAATTAgattagattcatggtaaaaaTTTTGTGAAATCTATAAGTTTTTATAATAAAGTATACAATCTCTCgagtattgtataattaaataagagttaattatgtgaaatctatactctaataatattgttttcataatttttttaacgatatttttttgatAAATAAAATGTATtactttttatataaaaattagaaacatcacttgaatattataattataataattaaaagattgtatactttattttttacattcaaaaatattatttatgatactttcctaaattaatttttaggaaAATCCTCCTTGATAGATGTGGGACAATTCGACTATTTCTATataggagtcgtttggttcacCATGGGAAGATAGAATTCCCGGAAGATTAAATTCATGTGAAGTCGAAAATCATGTGAATTGTAGAAATCTTGTTTGGTTGGATGTGGGAACTTGAATTCATGTGGGAActcccacttacctaggggggctAGGTAAGCGACTTCCTACATTATGTATGAATTGAAGTTCCATAGGAAGTTCTACTTCCCATGAATTGGGCAACCAAACAAACCTTCATTTAGCTACTTCCCATGATTTTCCAATCCTATGAATTTGGAAGGCAACCAAGCAACcccatagtatattcaccacacttacattatttttcaatgtgaggtaaataacatacttagaaaaACATCATATATATAAAAGTATAGAAAAATCGTACGAACatagtataatattttctcattattaattggGTTGGATGTCGACTTAGGTGCGAAAAAAGATTGTGTCCTTCCTAcaatgttatttgtcccacatcggaaaatcTGAATAAGGTGGGGTgaacctatgattataaataagagtcatCTTTGGAACTATCTGTTGAGTCTCTTAATTATTGTCTTATTAGAGTTTCTATTATTATCTCCttaataataaaatttatttatcAATTAATTATTTTTCTCGCATAATGAATAAACGGTAGGTGTCTATGTATTTATCATTTGTTttctttgaaagagatattttaatcatatgtaaacaaataattagatataaacattaaaattttaaaatattttttttttcatcataactaagttaattaccccgttgcaacgcacgggcattcaaccTAGTTAACAATTATTTTAAGGATCTTTAAAATACATCGGTTGAAACCGATGTTACTAAAACGAGTCCTTCACGCGACAAACACGTAATAGTATGACCGACCTTTCAGTTACCCCCATAATTCCCACGCAATTCAAAACCCTTCACCCACGAAAACCCTTTGCTTCCCAGTTCCCACAACACAAACCAACGCTCTGTGGTCGTCGCCTCCTCTTTATCCGGCCACCACAATCCCTAACTACCCGTCGTCACGCACACCTGCCGACCCCTCaatcaatttcctgctttgaCCCCGTATGATCTATTAATCAGGTATGCCTGCATCCAATTTTTCTTATTGTTTCTCCAATTATTTTGCAATTACATATGCTGTAGTCAATTATATGTGTCAACTATTTGGTCACTTGTGTAATATGTGAAAGCAATATGATGTTATTTTTGCGATTTTTAGAATTCA from Silene latifolia isolate original U9 population chromosome 2, ASM4854445v1, whole genome shotgun sequence encodes the following:
- the LOC141633858 gene encoding uncharacterized protein LOC141633858, whose amino-acid sequence is MTNSEVINTTKPPSVSFVHVENTGHSITPVVFNGNNYDEWSRSFQLALMAKGKLGYLDGTITKPSSTDASFETWQSTNALVTMWIYNTIDSTLRNQIALRPEAKLVWADIKNRFCQINEARIYQLQADLMACRQGPTEPLVTYYGRMTAIWNAISNRMLSPACSCSPCTVIGDSYQRSTRKTQST